The window CGTGAGGAAGGGCTCCGGATGCGGCTTGCCGTTCACGACGTCGTCGAACGTCACCAGCACGGCCGGCGGGGTCAGCCCGGCGGCGCGCAGGCGGCTGGTGGCGATGATGCGGGTTCCGCTCGTGACGATGGCGCGGGAGTCGTCGGGCAGGGAGCCGAGAAGTGCGGCCGCCCCGTCGAGGGCGATCACGTCGTCGAGGTCGTTCACCTCGATCTCGGTCACCCTGGCGAGCGCCTCGGCGGCCTGCTCGCCCGAGAAGAAGGTGTCGATGACCTGGGCAGCGGGGCGGCCGTGGCCCTCGGCGAGCAGGTCGACCTCGAGGCCGTACTCGCGGGCGAGCTGCTGCCAGGAGCGCACGACCGAGGGGGTCGAGTCGATCAGGGTGCCGTCGAGGTCGAACAGTCCGGCGGCGAAGGTGCGCGAGAAGACCTGGGAGTCCGCGGGCAGCGGGCGTCCGCCGCCGAGACGCCGGCGCACGGAGGCGAGCTGCTGGGCGGTGGAGAGGGAGGCGTCGACCACGAGGTGCGGCACCCGCGGCTCGGCGCCGGCGGGCGGGTCGACCACGTGCACGTCGCGGGCCGCCGCGCGGAGGCCGCGGCGCTCGGCGAGCAGGGCGGGAGACGCGCGAAGCCAGACCACCTCGGGCGGGCCGTCGGCCGCCTCGACCAGCTGCTGCCACTCGGGGCCGCCCGCCAGCTCGGCCGTGAACGGGGCGATCAGCACGGCGTCGACCCCGGCGCGCACCTGGTCGGCGAGGGCGGCGCGGAGGGCCGCGTAGCGAGCGGGGCGGACGACCGGGCGCAGGGCGGGGTCGTTCCAGTGGGCGCCCGCGGACAGCTCCTGGCCGAGACCCTCGAGCACCGGGTTCGTGAGCGAGTCGAGGTCGAGCAGGGCGGCGCCGAGGGACCGCGCGAGCTCCAGACCGAGGGTGCTCTTGCCGCTTCCCGCGGCTCCGGCGACGACGATGATCATGCTGCTCCCGAGGTTATCGAATTGAGACATCGCGACCGCTTGACAACGTTGTCGCTGCGAGTCAGTATAGGCGGAACGAGAACGACGGAGTCCGGGAATTCGGGTCACTCCGCAGATGACAACGCTGTCAAAGGAGGTGGGCGAGGATGCCCGGTACGACCCCGAACTCGCGCACCACCCCGACCGGCGGGGGCCGCTCATGAACCGCCGCCCCGGCATCAAGGACGTCGCCGCGAGCGCCGGCGTCAGCATCAAGACCGTCTCCCGTGTGGTGAACGCCGAGGAGGCCGTGCACCCCGAGACGAGGGCGCGCGTGCTGCACGCCATCCAGCAGCTGGGCTACGTACCCAACACCGCCGCCCGCTCGCTCAAGTCGGGCACCGGCGGCGCCATCGGCGTCGTCATCGACTCGCTCGCCGACCCCTTCTTCGCCGCGCTCGTCAGCGCCATCGAGACCCGCGCGCTGAACGAGGGCCTGAGCGTCCTCGTCGCCTCGTCGAGCCTCGACCGCGACCGGGAGCGCGAGCAGCTGCTCAGCCTCGTGGCGGGGCATCAGGTCGCGGGCGTCATCTTCGCGCCGGTCGCGTCCGAGCATCCGTACCTCGAGCCGTACCGCACCACCACGCCGGTGGTCGCGGTCGACCGCTCGCGGGTGGGCATCGACAGCGTCGTCGTCGACGACCGCGGGGCCGCGGCGCTCGCCGTGCAGCAGTTCGTCGACCTCGGTCACGAGCGCATCGCCTTCTTCGACCGCGACGAGCGCTTCTCGACCATCCACCGTCGGATGAGCGGCTACCTCGACGTGCTGCGGGGCGCCGGCATCGAATTCGACCCCGAGCTCGTCTCGTCCACGGTCGACGGCAGCCTCGACTACCTGAGCGAGGCCGAACGGCTGCTCGGCCTGCCGAACCCGGCGACGGCCTTCTTCGCCTCGAACGCCAAGGCGGCCATCGGCCTCACCACCGCGCTGCACCGCATCCACCGGCAGGACACGGCGATGATCGCGTTCGGCGACTTCTCGTTCGCCGACGTGCTGCGGCCGGGCGTCAGCTGCATCGACCAGGACCCGTTCCTGATCGGCAACGCCGCCATCGAGCGCCTGCTGGCCCTCCGCGAGCAGCCCTCCGGCGATCCCCGCGAGTGGATCGTGCCGACCGCCCTGCTGCAGCGCGGCTCGGGCGAGATCGAGGGCCCCGTGGCCGCCGCGTCCGTCCGTCCCACCGCATCCGCCCGATTCGCCGAAGGAGACGTCGCATGAAGCCGGCCGCCCTCGCCCCCAACCTGATCGACCACTTCTACCGCGGCGGCGACCGCATCGCGGCGCTCCGCGGCATCGAGCAGACGTCCGAGTTCCAGCCCGAGGAGTGGCTCGGCGCCACCGTCTCCCGCGCCGACCACGGTGACATCGGCCTCGCCCGCACCGTCGACGGCGAGCTGCTGCGCGACCTCGTCGGCGCCGATCCGGCGGCCTGGGTGGGCCCCGACCACGCCGACGCGGCGTCGAGCAGCGACACGGGCATCCTGGTCAAGCTGCTGGATGCCCGCCAGCGCCTCCCCGTGCACGTGCACCCCTCACGCGCCTTCGCCACCAGCCACCTCGACTGCCCCTACGGCAAGACCGAGGCCTGGTTCGTCCTCGACGCGGAGCCCGGCGCCGCCGTGCACCTCGGCTGGAGCGAGCCCGTCGACAGCGACGAGCTCGACCGCCGCCGCGACGCCCAGGACTCCGAGTGGATGCTCTCGCGGATGAACCGCATCGAGGTCTCGCGTGGCATGGGAGTCGTCGTGCCGGCCGGCACCGTGCACGCCATCGACGAGGGCATCTTCCTCGCCGAGGTGCAGGAGCCCACCGACTTCTCGATCGTGCTGGAGTGGTCGGTCACGACCTCGACCCGCGACGAGTCGCACCTCGGCCTCGGCTTCGACACGGTGATGCCGGCCGTCTCGGTCGACGCGCTCGGGCCGGATGCGCTGCAGGGCCTGATCAGCCGCGCCGACCTCACGGCGCGGAGCGCCACCGCCGCGAGCGTGCTGGCCCCGGCCGCCGACCCCTACTTCCGTGTGCTGCACGCGGCCCCGACCACCGGCGGAGCCGTCGCCCTCGACCCCGGCTTCGCCGTCGCCCTCGTGCTCGAGGGGGCCGGCGAGTTCGTCGGCCGCGACGAGCGCGCCGACTACCGCGCCGGCCAGGTCTTCGCGGTGCCGTCCGGCTTCGGCCCCTGGGAGGTGCGGGGCACGGGCAGCGTGCTCGTCGCGACCCCGGGCGTCGGCTGGCCGCACTCGCTGGCCGCGGGAGGAATCGTATGACAGGAGCATCCCATGACCACCCCGGAACAATCCCGCAGCCCAGAACCACCCGCAGCCCAGAACCACCCGCAGGCCCCGACCGGCCGGAAAGGAGTGAACTGACATGACCACCCCCGTATTGGAGGCCCGCGGCCTCTCCCGCGCGTTCGGACACGTCCGTGCGCTCGACGACGTGGACTTCGAGGTCTACCCCGGAGAAGTGACCGCCCTGATCGGCGACAACGGCGCCGGCAAGTCGACGCTCGTGAAGGCCCTCTCGGGCAACCTCGCCGTCGACACCGGAGTCATCAAGTTCGAGGGCAACCCCCTCCAGCTCACCAACCCGATGCAGGCCAGCGCGCTCGGCATCGAGACCGTGCACCAGGACCTGGCGCTCGCCCCCCACCTCGACCCGGTGCAGAACATGTACCTCGGCCGCGAGGTCATGAAGAAGGGCATCGGCGGGGCGTTCGGCTTCATGAACGTCGCCGAGATGCGCACCCAGTCGCGCCGCGCGTTCGACGAGCTGGGCGCCACGGTGCGCTCACTCACCTCGCCCGTCGGCTCGATGTCCGGTGGTCAGCGGCAGGCGATCGCGATCGCCCGCGCCGTGCACTGGGCCAACAAGGTCGTCTTCCTCGACGAGCCCACCGCGGCGCTCGGCGTGCGGCAGACCAAGAACGTGCTGGAGACCATCCGGCGGGTGCGCGACAAGGGCATCGCCGTCGTGTTCATCAGCCACTCGATGCCGCACGTGATGGAGGTCTCCGACCGCATCCAGGTGCTGCGTCTGGGTCACCGCGCCGCGGCGATCGACACCAAGAGCACGAACATGGAAGAACTCGTCGGCCTGATGACCGGCGCGAGCACGAGGGGTGTGGCATGAGCGACGACGTGAGAGACGCAGACCTGAAGAAGGCCGAGTTCGGCCAGACGGATGCGGCCGGCCCCGAGACGACCTCGATCAACATGGCCCAGGCCAAGGAGAACGGGTTCACCAAGCTGCTGAAGGCTCAGGCCTTCCAGATCCTGATCGTGCTGATCGTGATCGTCGCGATCTTCAGCGCGCTCGCCCCCGACACCTTCGCGCAGCTGTCGAACCTGCGGCTCGTGGTGCAGAACGCCTCGATCCTCGCCGTGCTCGGCGTCGGCATGACGTTCATCATCATCACCTCGGGCATCGACCTCTCGATCGGCTCGGTGCTCGTGTTCTCGGGCGTCGTCTCGGCGATCGTGATGCGGGCCATCGGCGGGGACGACTGGGGCACGGCCACCGTCGGCATCATCGTGTCGATCCTCTCGGGCCTGGCCTGGGGCATCTTCAACGGCGTGCTGATCTCCAAGGCGAAGGTGCCGCCGCTGATCGTGACGCTGGGTTCGCTCGGCATGGCGCTCGGCCTCTCGCAGATCATCACGGGCGGTGTCGACATCCGTCAGGTGCCCTCCGTGCTGACCACCTCGATCGGCTACGGCAACATCCTCGGCGGCATCCCGATCATCTCGGTGATCGCCCTCGTGATCGTCATCATCGGCGCGATCGTGCTGCACAAGACCAAGTTCGGCCTCTACACCTACGCGGTGGGCTCGAGTGAGGAAGCGGCACGCCGCGTCGGCGTGAAGGTCGACCGGCACCTGATCAAGGTCTACGCGCTGTCCGGCGCACTCGCCGGACTCGCGGGCATCCTGTCGCTGTCGCAGTTCAGCACCACGGCCATCGCCGGCCAGTCGCAGACCAACCTGAACGTCATCGCGGCGGTCGTCATCGGCGGAACCTCGCTGTTCGGCGGCTACGGCACGATCTTCGGCACCGTCGTCGGTCTCTTCATCCCGGCCGTGCTGCAGAACGGCTTCGTCATCACCGGCGTGCAGCCGTTCTGGCAGCAGGTCGCCGTCGGCGCCGTGCTGATCGCGGCGGTGTACGTCGACCAGGTCCGACGGGCCTCCGCGGCCCGAGGGGCCTCCACAAGCCTCTGGCGCCACTTCGCCAGACGGAACAGCAAGTGAACAGCACCAATCCCGTAATCGCATCACCAGACGCATCACTAGAAGAAGGACAGGTAACACGATGAAGTGGAACAAGAAGATCCTGGGAGTCGTCGCCATCGGCGCGACCGCCGGTCTGGCTCTCGCCGGATGCTCGGGCGGAGACTCGGGCGGCGGCTCCAGCACCGGCGCGGCCGGCAGCGACGGCTACAAGATCGCATTCGTGCAGGGTGTCGCCGGAGACGAGTTCTACATCTCCATGCAGTGCGGCATCGAGGCCGCGGCCGAGAAGGCCGGCGCGACCGTCACCACCCAGGGCCCCGAGAAGTTCGACCCGACGCTGCAGAAGCCGCTGGTCGACTCGATCGTGGCCTCCAAGCCCGACGCCCTGCTGATCGCTCCGACCGACGTCACCGCGATGGAGGCGCCCCTCAAGGCCGCCGCCGACGCCGGCATCAAGGTCGTCCTCGTCGACACCACGGTCGAGGACCCGTCCTTCGCGGTCTCGGCCATCGCCTCCGACAACGTCGGTGGCGGCGAGGCAGCCTTCAAGGCCATCCAGGACGCCCACCCCGACGGCGGCAAGGTGCTCGTCGTCTCGGTCGACCCCGGCATCTCGACCACCGACGCTCGCGTCGAGGGCTTCCAGAAGGCCGCCGAGGGCGCTGACGGCTTCGATTACCTGGGCGTGCAGTACAGCCACAACGAGCCGGCCACCGCGGCCGAGATCGTGACCGCGGCGCTGCAGAAGGACCCCGACATCGTGGGCATCTTCGCCGCCAACCTGTTCGCCGCCGAGGGCACCGCCACCGGCGTGCAGCAGGCCGGCAAGCAGGACTCGGTGACCATCGTCGGCTTCGACGCGGGCCCCGCCCAGGTCGAGCAGCTGAAGGCCGGCACGGTTCAGGCGCTCGTCGCCCAGGAGCCGGCCACCATCGGCCAGGACGGCGTCGAGCAGGCCATCGCGGCTCTCGACGGCGACGACACCGAGGCCGAGATCCAGACCGGCTTCACCATCCTCACCAAGGACAACATCGAGGGTGAAGGCGCGGACGCGGTCTACAAGTCCAGCTGCTAGTCAGCACCTGCTGAATTGAGAAGCGGCGTCGGGGGTCATCCCCGGCGCCGCTTCTTGCTGTCTGTCTGGTGCTGTCTGTGCTGCTCCCGGGTATCCGCGTCGTCCTGCGAGCGGATGCCCGTCCCGGCCGGTCAGGCCACGAGCTCCAGCAGGCGCTCGACCTCGGCGGCCACCGCGTCCCGAGCCGGGCCGAGGTACTTCCGCGGATCCA of the Herbiconiux flava genome contains:
- a CDS encoding HAD-IA family hydrolase, which encodes MSQFDNLGSSMIIVVAGAAGSGKSTLGLELARSLGAALLDLDSLTNPVLEGLGQELSAGAHWNDPALRPVVRPARYAALRAALADQVRAGVDAVLIAPFTAELAGGPEWQQLVEAADGPPEVVWLRASPALLAERRGLRAAARDVHVVDPPAGAEPRVPHLVVDASLSTAQQLASVRRRLGGGRPLPADSQVFSRTFAAGLFDLDGTLIDSTPSVVRSWQQLAREYGLEVDLLAEGHGRPAAQVIDTFFSGEQAAEALARVTEIEVNDLDDVIALDGAAALLGSLPDDSRAIVTSGTRIIATSRLRAAGLTPPAVLVTFDDVVNGKPHPEPFLTAATRLGVDPASCVVFEDAPAGLAAAKAAGCTTVAIAGTHESHELDADLVVDGLFQLRVVLLPGGGFRLEPVAGQPDSPAA
- a CDS encoding LacI family DNA-binding transcriptional regulator, with translation MTTLSKEVGEDARYDPELAHHPDRRGPLMNRRPGIKDVAASAGVSIKTVSRVVNAEEAVHPETRARVLHAIQQLGYVPNTAARSLKSGTGGAIGVVIDSLADPFFAALVSAIETRALNEGLSVLVASSSLDRDREREQLLSLVAGHQVAGVIFAPVASEHPYLEPYRTTTPVVAVDRSRVGIDSVVVDDRGAAALAVQQFVDLGHERIAFFDRDERFSTIHRRMSGYLDVLRGAGIEFDPELVSSTVDGSLDYLSEAERLLGLPNPATAFFASNAKAAIGLTTALHRIHRQDTAMIAFGDFSFADVLRPGVSCIDQDPFLIGNAAIERLLALREQPSGDPREWIVPTALLQRGSGEIEGPVAAASVRPTASARFAEGDVA
- a CDS encoding class I mannose-6-phosphate isomerase — protein: MKPAALAPNLIDHFYRGGDRIAALRGIEQTSEFQPEEWLGATVSRADHGDIGLARTVDGELLRDLVGADPAAWVGPDHADAASSSDTGILVKLLDARQRLPVHVHPSRAFATSHLDCPYGKTEAWFVLDAEPGAAVHLGWSEPVDSDELDRRRDAQDSEWMLSRMNRIEVSRGMGVVVPAGTVHAIDEGIFLAEVQEPTDFSIVLEWSVTTSTRDESHLGLGFDTVMPAVSVDALGPDALQGLISRADLTARSATAASVLAPAADPYFRVLHAAPTTGGAVALDPGFAVALVLEGAGEFVGRDERADYRAGQVFAVPSGFGPWEVRGTGSVLVATPGVGWPHSLAAGGIV
- a CDS encoding ATP-binding cassette domain-containing protein, coding for MTTPVLEARGLSRAFGHVRALDDVDFEVYPGEVTALIGDNGAGKSTLVKALSGNLAVDTGVIKFEGNPLQLTNPMQASALGIETVHQDLALAPHLDPVQNMYLGREVMKKGIGGAFGFMNVAEMRTQSRRAFDELGATVRSLTSPVGSMSGGQRQAIAIARAVHWANKVVFLDEPTAALGVRQTKNVLETIRRVRDKGIAVVFISHSMPHVMEVSDRIQVLRLGHRAAAIDTKSTNMEELVGLMTGASTRGVA
- a CDS encoding ABC transporter permease, yielding MSDDVRDADLKKAEFGQTDAAGPETTSINMAQAKENGFTKLLKAQAFQILIVLIVIVAIFSALAPDTFAQLSNLRLVVQNASILAVLGVGMTFIIITSGIDLSIGSVLVFSGVVSAIVMRAIGGDDWGTATVGIIVSILSGLAWGIFNGVLISKAKVPPLIVTLGSLGMALGLSQIITGGVDIRQVPSVLTTSIGYGNILGGIPIISVIALVIVIIGAIVLHKTKFGLYTYAVGSSEEAARRVGVKVDRHLIKVYALSGALAGLAGILSLSQFSTTAIAGQSQTNLNVIAAVVIGGTSLFGGYGTIFGTVVGLFIPAVLQNGFVITGVQPFWQQVAVGAVLIAAVYVDQVRRASAARGASTSLWRHFARRNSK
- a CDS encoding ABC transporter substrate-binding protein; the protein is MKWNKKILGVVAIGATAGLALAGCSGGDSGGGSSTGAAGSDGYKIAFVQGVAGDEFYISMQCGIEAAAEKAGATVTTQGPEKFDPTLQKPLVDSIVASKPDALLIAPTDVTAMEAPLKAAADAGIKVVLVDTTVEDPSFAVSAIASDNVGGGEAAFKAIQDAHPDGGKVLVVSVDPGISTTDARVEGFQKAAEGADGFDYLGVQYSHNEPATAAEIVTAALQKDPDIVGIFAANLFAAEGTATGVQQAGKQDSVTIVGFDAGPAQVEQLKAGTVQALVAQEPATIGQDGVEQAIAALDGDDTEAEIQTGFTILTKDNIEGEGADAVYKSSC